A region of Jonquetella anthropi DSM 22815 DNA encodes the following proteins:
- a CDS encoding deacylase: MTQNSSQAQGAYETGKTIRQLVFLALALVLAFFGGKQFVELRNTREAIVVSPAFTKMYMLSDWFAPLKGTGMDTPVYLFDSGKPGGTMLYLGGTHPYEPATMVSAYVIMENIKVDAGRVFVIPHANRSGATVGMLGNAYPLTFGIKTPWGEKRVRIGDRNSSPLDQWPDPFTYVHYPSGQNLDYTDSRNLNRSYPGRPGGSLTEQLAFALMELTRKEKVTLFVDSHEASLMYPVVATYVAHDRALDMAMMAAMELTATDFPMKCESSPKGLRGLSHREVGDFAPTPYVILMETPEPFIDRVAGKITEDLMVEGKDEFLQTAAEHGLLFCDYDISVGAPIWDRVGRHLSGTLAMLRNMNDFLSDPERTIQVSFPDYQAVKANGLGAYLHNPAEADPSKVFWD; this comes from the coding sequence ATGACTCAGAACTCTTCTCAGGCTCAAGGCGCGTACGAGACCGGCAAGACGATCCGTCAGCTGGTCTTCCTCGCGCTGGCGCTCGTGCTGGCGTTTTTCGGCGGCAAACAGTTCGTCGAGCTGCGCAACACGAGAGAAGCGATCGTCGTTTCGCCGGCGTTCACGAAAATGTACATGCTCAGCGACTGGTTCGCCCCTCTTAAGGGAACTGGCATGGACACGCCGGTGTACCTGTTCGATTCGGGCAAGCCGGGCGGGACGATGCTCTACTTGGGCGGCACTCACCCGTACGAGCCGGCGACGATGGTTTCAGCGTACGTCATTATGGAAAACATTAAGGTCGACGCGGGACGCGTGTTCGTCATTCCTCACGCCAACCGCAGCGGCGCGACGGTCGGCATGCTGGGCAACGCCTACCCGCTCACCTTCGGCATCAAAACGCCTTGGGGCGAGAAGCGGGTCCGCATCGGAGACCGCAACTCTTCGCCGCTGGATCAGTGGCCTGACCCGTTCACCTACGTTCATTACCCGTCGGGCCAGAACTTGGACTACACCGACTCGCGCAACCTGAACCGCTCCTACCCGGGCCGGCCCGGCGGTTCGCTGACCGAACAGCTGGCGTTCGCCCTGATGGAGCTGACCCGCAAGGAAAAAGTAACCCTTTTCGTGGACAGTCACGAGGCGTCCCTGATGTACCCGGTGGTCGCCACGTACGTGGCCCACGATCGGGCGCTTGATATGGCGATGATGGCCGCGATGGAGCTCACGGCGACCGACTTCCCAATGAAGTGCGAGTCCTCGCCGAAGGGGCTGCGCGGCCTGTCCCACCGCGAAGTGGGCGACTTCGCACCGACGCCCTACGTTATCCTGATGGAGACGCCTGAGCCGTTCATCGACCGGGTCGCCGGCAAGATCACCGAAGACCTGATGGTGGAAGGCAAGGACGAGTTCCTTCAGACCGCGGCTGAGCACGGCCTGCTGTTCTGCGACTACGATATTTCGGTCGGCGCTCCCATTTGGGATCGGGTCGGCCGTCACCTGTCCGGCACTCTGGCCATGCTGCGCAACATGAATGACTTTCTCAGCGACCCGGAGCGGACCATTCAGGTCTCGTTCCCGGACTATCAGGCTGTGAAGGCCAACGGGTTGGGCGCGTACCTGCACAACCCCGCCGAGGCAGACCCGTCAAAGGTTTTCTGGGACTAG
- a CDS encoding dipeptidase, with product MKKRTLGLLAAAAGLVLASGSAWSCTVLGIGKNATADGSAMITHNDDSRTANSRLFIIPEADWPEGSKRPIIKDAHGYEGDAQQMDEIDQVPHTYRYFFSRYSFMNEKGVAIGEATNGVQVTDERSKKVQQIMEKDAVGSADAWVVQDVALERAKTAREAVSVMGKLVEEVGWYDSGETMPITDGNEVWIMEFYGNKIWAAWRVPDDQVFVAANRARLRHLDLTDKDNVMYCPDLVDYAVKNGFIAKEDVNMKDFSPADVYSPNTELYAMRREWRVFSLIAPESFKGGPDDLEMPMSFKPDKKLTVDDVFRITGDWYGGTDYDLSKGPAAGPWGNPLRYANSSKENPDATWERSINMMRTCYVHIAQVRGDLPEEVRGISWYGYGAPDTTYITPLWPIMTELPALYSIGDRFHDYDSKSGWWTCTRVQELATLHYQDARKDIHAAREPKLNALYLQTRMIQDKAAELIKDGKRDEAINLITQFACANATDWHERWLALGDKLMQRYSLGYVNYKTTPYPEWWNKFVGYGSVERKNKSK from the coding sequence ATGAAGAAACGTACACTTGGCCTGCTTGCCGCCGCTGCCGGACTGGTCCTTGCTTCCGGATCCGCCTGGAGCTGCACCGTGCTGGGCATCGGCAAGAACGCTACCGCCGACGGCAGCGCGATGATCACGCACAACGACGACTCACGGACCGCAAACTCCCGGCTCTTCATTATTCCTGAAGCTGACTGGCCGGAAGGGTCCAAGCGCCCGATCATCAAGGACGCTCACGGCTACGAGGGCGACGCTCAGCAGATGGACGAAATTGACCAAGTTCCTCACACGTACCGGTATTTCTTCTCCCGCTACTCGTTCATGAACGAAAAGGGCGTGGCCATCGGCGAGGCGACCAACGGCGTTCAGGTGACCGACGAGCGGAGCAAGAAAGTTCAGCAGATCATGGAAAAAGACGCCGTCGGCTCTGCCGACGCTTGGGTCGTTCAGGACGTCGCTCTTGAGCGCGCCAAGACTGCCCGCGAGGCCGTTTCCGTCATGGGCAAACTGGTCGAGGAAGTCGGCTGGTACGACTCCGGCGAGACCATGCCGATCACCGACGGAAACGAAGTTTGGATCATGGAGTTCTACGGCAACAAGATTTGGGCCGCGTGGCGCGTGCCGGATGATCAAGTGTTCGTGGCCGCCAACCGGGCTCGGCTTCGCCACCTTGACCTGACCGACAAGGACAACGTGATGTACTGCCCCGACCTGGTCGACTACGCCGTCAAGAACGGCTTCATCGCCAAAGAAGACGTCAACATGAAGGACTTCAGCCCGGCGGACGTGTACTCGCCCAACACCGAGCTGTACGCCATGCGCCGCGAGTGGCGGGTGTTCTCGCTCATCGCCCCGGAAAGCTTCAAAGGCGGCCCGGACGACCTCGAGATGCCCATGTCCTTCAAGCCTGACAAGAAGCTGACCGTGGACGACGTGTTCCGGATCACCGGCGACTGGTACGGCGGCACCGATTACGACCTGAGCAAAGGCCCCGCTGCCGGTCCGTGGGGCAACCCGCTTCGCTACGCCAACTCCTCTAAGGAAAACCCCGACGCCACGTGGGAGCGGTCCATCAACATGATGCGCACCTGCTACGTCCACATCGCCCAGGTCCGCGGCGACCTGCCGGAAGAGGTCCGCGGCATCAGCTGGTACGGCTACGGCGCACCTGACACCACCTACATCACCCCGCTTTGGCCCATCATGACCGAACTGCCCGCCCTCTACTCGATCGGCGACCGGTTCCACGACTACGACAGCAAGTCGGGCTGGTGGACCTGCACCCGCGTGCAGGAACTGGCGACCCTTCACTATCAGGACGCCAGAAAGGACATTCACGCTGCCCGGGAGCCCAAGCTGAACGCGCTGTACCTGCAGACCCGCATGATTCAGGACAAGGCCGCCGAACTCATCAAGGACGGCAAACGCGACGAAGCGATCAACCTGATCACCCAGTTTGCGTGCGCCAACGCCACCGACTGGCACGAGCGCTGGCTCGCCCTTGGCGACAAGCTCATGCAGCGCTACTCGCTGGGCTACGTGAACTACAAGACCACACCGTACCCCGAGTGGTGGAACAAGTTCGTCGGCTACGGCTCCGTCGAACGCAAGAACAAGAGCAAGTAA
- the pgsW gene encoding poly-gamma-glutamate system protein — MKLIRLTAVILLALCSTSRPAPALESAGRLMARCEAVLWQQKQDAGRGLELADPNHSGLIGPEWSPLVTDIGHWGDKVASARPEMADALAGYFRRARLKRGDVIAVNASGSFPGFLLATLCAAQTLGLQPVVAYSLGASSYGATDPNFPFPAALEILRQRGHLKDFPLLIFPGGSQDRMEQTLLEAPQPTVKALMNRWPQNAVFPDSLDDGIARRQKFFDSYPVKCFVSIGTPETSTGLGDEILKLPRGLVLPVANYPLAQGLIWTYLRRGIPVVHLLYVRAICQDNRVVWHDQPDAPIAR, encoded by the coding sequence TTGAAGCTCATCAGACTGACCGCCGTTATTCTCCTGGCCCTCTGCTCCACGAGCCGCCCCGCGCCGGCGCTCGAATCGGCCGGCCGGCTCATGGCTAGGTGCGAAGCCGTTCTCTGGCAGCAGAAGCAAGACGCCGGACGCGGCCTTGAACTCGCTGACCCAAACCACAGCGGCCTGATCGGCCCGGAGTGGAGCCCGCTGGTCACGGATATCGGCCATTGGGGCGACAAGGTCGCTTCCGCCCGGCCCGAAATGGCCGACGCGCTGGCCGGATATTTCCGCCGCGCCCGGCTGAAACGCGGCGACGTGATTGCAGTCAACGCCAGCGGCTCGTTCCCCGGCTTCCTTTTGGCTACGCTCTGCGCCGCTCAAACGCTCGGACTGCAGCCAGTCGTCGCCTACTCGCTCGGCGCGTCCAGCTACGGCGCGACCGATCCGAACTTCCCTTTTCCAGCCGCCTTGGAAATCCTGCGCCAGCGCGGCCACCTGAAGGACTTTCCCCTCTTGATTTTCCCCGGCGGCTCTCAGGACCGAATGGAACAGACGCTACTCGAGGCCCCGCAGCCGACCGTCAAAGCGCTGATGAATCGCTGGCCTCAAAACGCCGTCTTCCCGGACTCGCTGGACGACGGCATCGCCCGGCGGCAGAAGTTCTTCGACTCGTACCCGGTCAAGTGCTTCGTCTCCATCGGCACGCCTGAGACGAGCACCGGCCTCGGCGACGAGATTTTAAAGCTCCCGCGGGGGCTCGTCCTTCCAGTGGCTAATTACCCGCTCGCCCAAGGGCTCATCTGGACGTACCTCCGGCGCGGCATTCCGGTAGTTCACCTGCTCTACGTCCGGGCTATCTGCCAAGACAATCGCGTCGTCTGGCACGACCAGCCCGACGCGCCAATCGCCCGATAA
- a CDS encoding class I SAM-dependent methyltransferase has translation MKRVNDAFIRNLTADDMRYDDFLTGKRWYHRLYNRIFWGEKNSWTEARIVLDMLPKDFSGRMLDVPAGTGVFTLQMYQQLPNAEIVCLDYSPVMLERFRRRAGKSVPQVTLTQGDVGELPFEDESFDGVLCMNGYHCFPEKEDALSEILRVIRPGGWFVGCTYVRGVSRRTDFFVKNLYTRWGIFMEPHPTASELRARLARDYTVECWKPSGSMICFRCRKPSRG, from the coding sequence ATGAAGCGGGTAAACGACGCGTTCATCAGAAATCTGACGGCGGACGACATGCGGTACGACGATTTTTTAACCGGCAAGCGCTGGTATCACAGGCTGTACAATCGAATTTTCTGGGGCGAGAAAAACTCGTGGACTGAGGCTCGAATCGTGCTGGACATGCTCCCCAAGGACTTTTCAGGGCGAATGCTCGATGTGCCGGCCGGCACGGGAGTGTTCACTCTTCAGATGTATCAGCAGCTTCCAAACGCGGAGATCGTCTGCCTCGACTACTCGCCGGTCATGCTGGAGCGGTTCAGGCGTCGGGCGGGGAAGTCGGTCCCGCAGGTCACGCTCACCCAAGGAGACGTGGGGGAGCTGCCGTTTGAGGACGAAAGTTTCGACGGTGTCCTCTGCATGAACGGGTACCACTGCTTCCCCGAAAAAGAGGACGCGCTGAGCGAAATACTCCGGGTCATTCGCCCCGGCGGGTGGTTTGTCGGCTGCACGTACGTCCGCGGCGTTTCGCGCCGGACTGACTTTTTCGTGAAAAATTTGTACACCCGGTGGGGCATATTCATGGAGCCGCATCCGACCGCGTCGGAACTGAGAGCTCGCCTCGCCCGCGACTACACGGTTGAGTGCTGGAAGCCCAGCGGCTCGATGATCTGTTTCCGGTGCCGGAAGCCGTCGAGGGGATAA
- a CDS encoding AbgT family transporter, translated as MAELQKKRSGFERFIHGVEVVGNKLPHPFWLFIYLSIIVLVLSYFLSKAGVSVTYMSAGKAGADAKETTVAVVNLFSYEALRKYFANFVPIYTSFAPLGLIMTMTLGIALLEQSGLISAFMRKAILGAPSWAITATLAVVGINANLASDAGIIFTPAIGGAIFKALGRNPWVGIATGFAAGCGGFTANFFIAGTDALLSGITQSAVSASVFPINAPVHPLMNWYFLMAATVILTLATTFVTEKFTVRVLGDDTTVKDDEYLAQHRVTADENRGLRYALIALVIVVALFLYNILPQGSFFRADNGDIVPKSPFLSGIICELFILFFIVGIAYGYGARTIKKMADVPHMMGKGLANGVSFLVVVLPAAAFIYFFAESHLTTVLAVKGAEMLKAMNLGGIPLLLMFILLSCFVNLFMISGSAKWLILAPIFVPMFSVVGFSPALTQMAYRIGDSSTNIISPLSYYLPVIIGLLEQYRPEGNKQEVGIGTVLSMSMPYSIAYIVCFSVQLVVWYLLKLPMGPGTPPIM; from the coding sequence ATGGCTGAGCTGCAGAAAAAACGAAGCGGATTTGAGCGGTTCATTCACGGCGTGGAGGTCGTTGGCAATAAACTGCCTCACCCGTTCTGGCTGTTCATTTACCTGTCAATTATTGTTCTCGTCCTGTCGTACTTTCTGTCCAAGGCCGGCGTTTCGGTCACCTACATGTCCGCCGGCAAGGCGGGCGCCGATGCCAAGGAAACGACTGTCGCGGTGGTGAACCTTTTCAGCTACGAGGCGCTGAGAAAGTACTTCGCCAACTTCGTGCCGATTTACACGAGCTTTGCGCCCCTCGGGCTGATTATGACCATGACGCTGGGCATCGCCCTGCTCGAGCAGTCCGGGCTGATCTCCGCGTTCATGCGCAAGGCCATTCTGGGCGCCCCGTCGTGGGCGATCACCGCCACGTTGGCTGTTGTCGGCATTAACGCCAACTTGGCCAGCGACGCGGGCATTATTTTCACCCCGGCCATCGGCGGCGCCATCTTCAAGGCGCTGGGCCGCAACCCGTGGGTCGGCATTGCCACAGGGTTTGCCGCAGGCTGCGGCGGGTTCACCGCCAACTTCTTCATTGCCGGAACTGACGCTCTGCTTTCCGGCATTACCCAGTCGGCCGTGTCCGCGTCCGTTTTCCCCATCAACGCGCCTGTGCATCCCCTGATGAACTGGTACTTCCTGATGGCTGCCACGGTTATTCTCACGCTGGCGACCACGTTCGTCACCGAGAAGTTCACCGTCCGCGTCTTGGGCGATGACACGACGGTCAAGGACGATGAGTACCTGGCCCAGCACCGGGTCACAGCGGACGAGAACCGAGGTCTTCGGTACGCCCTCATCGCTCTGGTAATCGTTGTGGCCCTGTTCCTCTACAACATTCTGCCTCAGGGCTCGTTCTTCCGAGCTGACAACGGAGACATCGTTCCCAAGTCGCCGTTCCTGTCGGGCATCATCTGCGAGCTGTTCATTCTCTTCTTCATCGTCGGTATCGCCTACGGCTACGGCGCACGGACCATCAAGAAGATGGCCGACGTGCCCCACATGATGGGCAAGGGGCTGGCCAACGGCGTCAGCTTCTTGGTCGTCGTCCTGCCCGCCGCGGCGTTCATTTACTTCTTTGCCGAGAGCCACCTGACCACCGTGCTGGCCGTCAAGGGCGCTGAAATGCTGAAGGCCATGAACCTTGGCGGTATTCCGCTGCTGCTCATGTTTATTTTGTTGAGCTGCTTCGTCAACCTTTTCATGATCTCCGGCTCGGCCAAGTGGCTGATTCTGGCGCCGATTTTCGTCCCCATGTTCTCGGTGGTTGGCTTCTCGCCGGCTCTCACTCAGATGGCCTACCGAATCGGCGACTCCAGCACCAACATCATTTCGCCGCTGTCGTACTATCTCCCGGTCATCATCGGTCTGTTGGAGCAGTACCGGCCCGAGGGCAACAAGCAGGAAGTCGGGATCGGCACGGTTCTTTCCATGTCCATGCCCTATTCCATCGCGTACATAGTCTGCTTCTCGGTTCAGCTGGTCGTGTGGTACCTGCTCAAGCTGCCCATGGGGCCCGGCACGCCGCCGATCATGTAG
- a CDS encoding amidohydrolase, translating into MSLDFEDLVRRTVERRRLFHRHPETGWTEYYTTAKIAETLEPLGLGITFGGEFVKPETVMGAPADRDAHRRRAVEWGADPKIVGRIGDATGLLAMIDTGRPGPLTALRFDIDCVDVTECSEASHRPTAEGFPSENPGEMHACGHDGHTAMGLGLAELLTSNLDGLKGKILLVFQPAEEGVRGGYAFAASGAVDQADTFIALHLGLGFPTGTVFGGTDGFLCTTKFDVTFTGEAAHAGGAPELGRNALLGAAAAALNLHAIAPNSHGVTRINVGVLRAGEGRNVIPPKAFMKVETRGGTDELEQYVYGRAMEVIRGAAEMYGLTSQVEKVGQSIGGASSPELAELVCQVAREVPGAVDVRPRRLMSGSDDAAWLMKTVQDRGGLATYIGLGATTSAGHHNARFDFDEACLPIGLRLLEGVVRRLNG; encoded by the coding sequence ATGAGCCTTGATTTTGAAGATCTGGTCCGGCGGACGGTCGAGCGTCGGCGGCTGTTTCACCGGCACCCGGAGACCGGCTGGACCGAGTACTACACGACGGCAAAAATAGCAGAGACGCTTGAGCCGCTGGGGCTTGGGATAACGTTCGGCGGCGAGTTCGTGAAGCCTGAAACGGTGATGGGCGCGCCGGCCGATCGGGACGCTCACCGCCGCCGGGCGGTCGAGTGGGGCGCCGACCCCAAAATTGTGGGCCGAATCGGCGACGCCACGGGGCTTTTGGCGATGATCGACACGGGGCGTCCCGGCCCTCTGACTGCCCTTCGGTTTGACATTGACTGCGTTGACGTGACCGAGTGCAGCGAGGCAAGTCACAGGCCGACGGCTGAGGGATTCCCTTCGGAAAATCCGGGCGAAATGCACGCCTGCGGCCACGACGGGCACACCGCGATGGGGCTGGGGTTGGCCGAGCTGCTGACTTCAAATCTCGACGGGCTCAAGGGAAAAATCCTTTTAGTCTTCCAGCCTGCCGAGGAAGGCGTTCGGGGCGGCTACGCTTTTGCGGCCAGCGGCGCCGTCGATCAGGCCGATACGTTCATCGCCCTGCACCTTGGCCTTGGTTTTCCCACAGGCACTGTTTTCGGCGGAACGGACGGCTTTTTGTGCACCACCAAGTTCGACGTGACCTTTACCGGCGAGGCAGCTCACGCCGGCGGGGCGCCTGAGCTGGGCCGAAACGCCCTGCTCGGCGCGGCGGCCGCGGCGCTGAACCTGCACGCTATTGCGCCGAACTCTCACGGGGTCACCCGAATCAACGTGGGCGTCCTGCGCGCCGGCGAAGGCCGCAACGTGATTCCTCCCAAAGCGTTCATGAAGGTTGAAACTCGCGGCGGGACAGACGAGCTCGAACAGTACGTCTACGGCCGGGCGATGGAAGTCATTCGCGGCGCGGCGGAGATGTACGGCCTGACCTCTCAGGTGGAGAAGGTCGGTCAGTCCATCGGCGGCGCCAGCTCGCCCGAGCTGGCCGAGCTGGTCTGCCAGGTTGCTCGGGAAGTCCCCGGCGCGGTTGACGTTCGGCCCCGGCGGCTCATGTCGGGCAGCGACGACGCCGCGTGGCTCATGAAGACCGTTCAGGATCGGGGCGGACTGGCGACGTACATTGGCCTCGGCGCGACGACGAGCGCCGGACACCACAACGCCCGGTTCGACTTCGACGAGGCGTGTCTTCCGATCGGGCTTCGCCTGCTTGAAGGGGTGGTGCGCCGTCTCAACGGGTAG
- a CDS encoding M20 family metallopeptidase gives MRDFFVGGANDASSVLMEHYRHLHAHPELSYHEEETARYVAQVLGRLNLDEIKTGVGGHGVTALLAGQSGGPVIGLRADMDALSITETTGCPFASQNPGVMHACGHDGHTAILLTVAQILAAHRDKLPGTVKFLFQPSEECTPLGGSQLMIRDGALENPHVDAILGLHLWPTLPCGSIGLQAGAVSAASDHLNITVLGKSCHASMPDGGIDAIVAASNVVMALQTVVSRNVPPAQAAVVTIGTMSGGTRYNILADRVEMEGTVRSFDEGVHDHLPGWIVRTAENAAKALGATAQVKYERGYPPTVNDRRLVELLEPVASDVTGGKLLTGLPVPPTGEDFAFFAKARPSAFAWLGCRPDGVSPEDMPPLHNSSFLPASDSLKLGVLYTCHAALALMSAPKEVFA, from the coding sequence GTGCGCGATTTTTTTGTCGGGGGGGCGAACGATGCCAGTTCAGTTCTAATGGAGCACTACCGGCATCTTCACGCCCACCCGGAACTCAGTTATCACGAGGAGGAGACGGCTCGGTACGTGGCTCAAGTACTCGGCAGGCTGAACCTTGATGAGATTAAAACGGGCGTCGGAGGTCACGGCGTCACGGCTCTTCTCGCCGGCCAGTCGGGCGGGCCGGTCATCGGCCTGCGGGCCGACATGGACGCGCTGAGCATTACAGAGACGACCGGATGTCCGTTCGCGTCGCAGAACCCGGGCGTGATGCACGCCTGCGGGCACGACGGACACACGGCTATCCTGCTGACAGTCGCCCAAATCTTAGCGGCCCATAGGGATAAGCTGCCGGGGACGGTCAAGTTTTTGTTTCAGCCGTCTGAGGAGTGCACGCCGCTGGGCGGATCCCAGCTGATGATTCGCGACGGCGCGCTCGAGAACCCGCACGTTGACGCGATCCTTGGCCTGCACCTGTGGCCGACGCTGCCCTGCGGTTCTATTGGCCTTCAGGCCGGCGCGGTCAGCGCCGCGTCGGATCACCTGAACATCACCGTGCTGGGCAAGAGCTGTCACGCGTCCATGCCCGACGGCGGAATCGACGCGATCGTGGCCGCTTCCAACGTGGTGATGGCCCTTCAGACGGTGGTGAGCCGAAACGTGCCGCCAGCTCAGGCCGCTGTGGTGACAATCGGCACGATGAGCGGCGGAACGCGCTACAACATTCTGGCCGACCGGGTCGAGATGGAAGGCACGGTTCGCAGCTTCGACGAGGGGGTACATGACCATCTGCCAGGCTGGATCGTTCGGACTGCGGAGAACGCGGCGAAAGCTCTCGGGGCGACGGCTCAGGTGAAGTATGAGCGCGGTTACCCGCCGACGGTCAACGACCGCCGGCTCGTCGAGCTGCTGGAGCCCGTCGCCTCTGACGTGACCGGCGGAAAACTGCTGACTGGACTGCCAGTGCCGCCGACCGGCGAGGACTTCGCGTTCTTCGCCAAGGCTCGGCCGTCGGCGTTCGCGTGGCTTGGCTGTCGGCCTGACGGCGTTTCCCCGGAAGATATGCCGCCTCTGCACAACTCGTCATTTCTGCCCGCGTCTGACAGCCTAAAATTGGGCGTCCTGTACACCTGCCACGCGGCGCTGGCTCTGATGAGCGCTCCGAAGGAGGTCTTTGCATGA
- a CDS encoding late embryogenesis abundant protein — protein sequence MKKFWIIVVIIAVIAGVVYYQKANKGQQASQTASQPAAQTEGDKKVEEAKAAVSDAAQKVGDAVAAKAEEVKTAVADKAAEVKQEVEQKVEEVKAAVADKPAEAKDAAADKAAEVKDAAADKAAEVKDAAADKAAEAKDAAADKAAEVKDAAPAPVPADQPKPEEPAKN from the coding sequence ATGAAAAAGTTTTGGATTATCGTCGTGATTATTGCTGTGATTGCAGGCGTCGTGTACTATCAGAAGGCCAACAAGGGCCAGCAGGCCTCTCAGACCGCCAGTCAGCCGGCTGCCCAGACGGAAGGCGACAAGAAGGTTGAAGAAGCAAAGGCTGCCGTGAGCGACGCCGCCCAGAAAGTGGGCGATGCTGTCGCCGCGAAGGCAGAAGAGGTAAAGACAGCTGTCGCCGATAAGGCTGCCGAGGTGAAACAGGAAGTCGAACAGAAGGTCGAAGAAGTGAAAGCCGCTGTTGCCGACAAGCCTGCAGAGGCCAAGGACGCCGCTGCTGATAAGGCCGCTGAGGTCAAGGACGCTGCCGCCGACAAGGCCGCTGAAGTTAAGGACGCCGCCGCCGACAAGGCCGCTGAGGCTAAGGACGCCGCCGCCGACAAGGCCGCTGAAGTCAAGGACGCCGCTCCGGCTCCTGTCCCTGCCGATCAGCCCAAGCCCGAAGAGCCTGCTAAAAACTAA
- the tpx gene encoding thiol peroxidase, whose translation MERKGVITMGGNPMTLIGPELKVGDKAPAFTLHDMGLAPVTLGDFSGKVKIISVTPSIDTPVCDAQAHQFNEDAAALGSGVVILNVSMDLPFALGRYCAAEGIDSVKTLSDYYDASFGSGWGVLIKELRLLCRAVFVLDDHDVIRYAQIVPEVTHAVDFDAALKAAKKLL comes from the coding sequence ATGGAAAGGAAAGGCGTTATCACGATGGGCGGCAACCCGATGACCCTGATCGGTCCGGAACTGAAGGTCGGCGACAAGGCTCCGGCGTTTACGCTTCACGATATGGGTCTCGCCCCAGTGACGTTAGGCGATTTTTCCGGCAAGGTGAAGATCATTTCCGTGACGCCGTCAATCGACACGCCGGTGTGCGACGCTCAGGCTCACCAGTTCAACGAGGATGCCGCCGCGCTTGGCAGCGGCGTGGTCATTTTGAACGTCAGCATGGATCTGCCGTTTGCGTTGGGCCGCTACTGCGCCGCCGAGGGAATTGACAGCGTCAAGACCCTTTCCGACTACTACGACGCGTCGTTCGGCTCTGGCTGGGGCGTCCTGATTAAGGAGCTGCGCCTGCTCTGCCGAGCGGTTTTCGTGCTAGACGACCACGACGTGATCCGGTACGCCCAGATTGTCCCCGAGGTGACCCACGCGGTCGACTTCGACGCCGCGCTGAAAGCCGCGAAAAAACTTCTCTGA